In Gigantopelta aegis isolate Gae_Host chromosome 6, Gae_host_genome, whole genome shotgun sequence, the following are encoded in one genomic region:
- the LOC121373908 gene encoding uncharacterized protein LOC121373908 isoform X1, with product MMDFIHKFDIELEKDLCYAGENLSGNVIVQNSENIRVQGIRLHVRGKAHAEWKITRAGERRTVKQEETYIDERKTIWGKEKCDTSGTIPILPRGNHKYPFQFKLPESNLPCSFESKIGTIRYYIRVTIDIPYASCPQGIKYFTIIGPHIDCMDDRYLTPVTAEKKRNRCCLCFGTGPLALKGTLERSAYCSGESVKLKVEVNNGTNEEVWVVCKMIQYVEYFINRGVLGLSKELRHTVMQIETPQIEPNTTMTFDDLQDQMQVPVMPPSLVEVCGLVQIYYALRVSLESENSGETLEIEMPVTIATVPFRIPSNSIPAIQYDVAADYVEGGMYTSSEFQLGQVYMGDDQDPETDKEILYKPVYICVPQEIHTPAHKSETGSKSDLSRTSQEKMFLSPSKENLYVSEAESIRLGSIYEFRPHQVDADGNPRAVSETSGWHQDGTSLCSGVLSSNGADQPGESQESQSIREEQIREKDVVLTKSSDVEDIPKQESISKSESVSQSQVSKETCKISVSSKESKDSAVCVQSEISQSTSELRKETKETVKTIVSSNKVEDSDSAICVQTHSTHSVRILVEQESKELKTSKVTNHEHVAVSPESSACTQDDARSLPVRKTASTELVANSADFVVPSNTEPAAKVTGVETVNTSVVSSGPGALVVEKEITERLTSV from the exons ATGATGGATTTTATTCACAAGTTTGACATCGAGCTGGAGAAAGATCTCTGTTATGCCGGAGAAAACCTCAGTGGCAACGTCATTGTTCAGAATTCAGAAAACATTAGAGTGCAAG GGATTCGACTGCACGTCAGAGGAAAGGCTCATGCTGAATGGAAAATAACAAGGGCTGGAGAGAGAAGAACGGTGAAGCAGGAGGAAACTTACATTGACGAGAGAAAAACCATTTGGGGCAAAG AGAAATGTGACACTAGTGGAACCATACCGATATTGCCCCGCGGAAACCACAAGTACCCGTTCCAGTTCAAACTTCCCGAGAGTAATCTTCCCTGTTCGTTTGAGAGTAAGATCGGGACAATTCGCTACTACATACGAGTAACCATCGACATTCCATATGCATCATGTCCACAGGGAATCAAATACTTCACGATAATCGGCCCGCATATAGACTGCATGGATGATAGATACTTG ACTCCCGTAACGGCCGAGAAGAAGAGAAACCGGTGTTGTCTTTGTTTTGGCACAGGCCCGCTGGCTCTAAAAGGCACGCTAGAAAGATCGGCCTACTGTTCCGGTGAAAGTGTAAAGTTGAAGGTGGAAGTTAATAATGGCACCAACGAGGAAGTGTGGGTTGTCTGTAAAATGATTCAG TATGTTGAATACTTCATAAACCGAGGTGTCCTGGGCCTGTCTAAGGAATTACGACATACCGTAATGCAGATCGAGACTCCCCAGATAGAGCCGAATACAACGATGACCTTTGATGACCTCCAGGACCAGATGCAGGTTCCGGTCATGCCGCCCAGTCTGGTGGAAGTGTGTGGTTTGGTTCAAATCTATTACGCTCTTAGG GTGTCCCTGGAATCCGAAAATTCAGGTGAAACATTAGAAATTGAGATGCCAGTAACAATAGCAACGGTTCCGTTTCGGATACCAAGTAATTCAATTCCTGCTATCCAGTATG ACGTGGCTGCTGACTATGTAGAGGGCGGGATGTACACCAGCTCAGAGTTCCAGCTGGGCCAGGTGTACATGGGGGACGACCAGGACCCCGAGACGGACAAGGAGATCCTCTACAAGCCGGTCTACATCTGTGTTCCTCAGGAGATCCACACTCCAGCGCACAAGAGTGAAACGGGCAGTAAAAGTGACCTTTCCAGAACTTCCCAAGAGAAAATGTTTCTTTCGCCCAGCAAAGAAAATCTCTATGTCAGTGAAGCCGAGAGCATCCGCCTGGGGAGTATCTACGAATTCAGACCGCACCAAGTGGATGCCGACGGGAATCCAAGAGCTGTTTCTGAAACCAGTGGCTGGCACCAGGATGGTACTTCGTTGTGCAGTGGCGTCTTGTCATCGAATGGTGCAGATCAGCCTGGTGAGTCCCAGGAGTCCCAGTCGATCCGAGAGGAACAGATACGCGAAAAGGACGTCGTGTTAACAAAGAGCAGTGACGTTGAAGATATTCCCAAACAGGAAAGTATCAGTAAAAGCGAGTCGGTATCTCAGAGCCAAGTGAGCAAGGAGACGTGTAAGATAAGCGTCTCGAGTAAGGAAAGCAAAGATTCTGCTGTGTGCGTCCAGAGCGAGATATCTCAGTCCACCAGCGAGCTGAGGAAAGAGACGAAGGAGAcagtaaaaacaattgtttccaGTAATAAAGTAGAAGACTCTGATTCAGCAATATGTGTCCAGACTCATAGTACACATTCTGTGAGAATACTTGTGGAACAGGAGTCCAAGGAACTGAAGACCTCAAAAGTTACAAATCACGAACATGTCGCAGTGAGTCCAGAGAGTTCCGCTTGCACGCAGGATGATGCCAGGTCATTGCCAGTACGAAAGACAGCCTCTACTGAGTTAGTTGCGAATTCAGCAGACTTTGTGGTGCCTAGCAACACCGAGCCTGCTGCGAAGGTAACTGGTGTAGAGACTGTGAACACCTCTGTTGTTTCTTCTGGACCTGGTGCGCTAGTGGTCGAGAAGGAAATAACAGAACGACTTACTAGTGTGTAG
- the LOC121373908 gene encoding uncharacterized protein LOC121373908 isoform X2 — MQCTVLLPTGIRLHVRGKAHAEWKITRAGERRTVKQEETYIDERKTIWGKEKCDTSGTIPILPRGNHKYPFQFKLPESNLPCSFESKIGTIRYYIRVTIDIPYASCPQGIKYFTIIGPHIDCMDDRYLTPVTAEKKRNRCCLCFGTGPLALKGTLERSAYCSGESVKLKVEVNNGTNEEVWVVCKMIQYVEYFINRGVLGLSKELRHTVMQIETPQIEPNTTMTFDDLQDQMQVPVMPPSLVEVCGLVQIYYALRVSLESENSGETLEIEMPVTIATVPFRIPSNSIPAIQYDVAADYVEGGMYTSSEFQLGQVYMGDDQDPETDKEILYKPVYICVPQEIHTPAHKSETGSKSDLSRTSQEKMFLSPSKENLYVSEAESIRLGSIYEFRPHQVDADGNPRAVSETSGWHQDGTSLCSGVLSSNGADQPGESQESQSIREEQIREKDVVLTKSSDVEDIPKQESISKSESVSQSQVSKETCKISVSSKESKDSAVCVQSEISQSTSELRKETKETVKTIVSSNKVEDSDSAICVQTHSTHSVRILVEQESKELKTSKVTNHEHVAVSPESSACTQDDARSLPVRKTASTELVANSADFVVPSNTEPAAKVTGVETVNTSVVSSGPGALVVEKEITERLTSV, encoded by the exons ATGCAGTGTACAGTTCTCTTACCTACTG GGATTCGACTGCACGTCAGAGGAAAGGCTCATGCTGAATGGAAAATAACAAGGGCTGGAGAGAGAAGAACGGTGAAGCAGGAGGAAACTTACATTGACGAGAGAAAAACCATTTGGGGCAAAG AGAAATGTGACACTAGTGGAACCATACCGATATTGCCCCGCGGAAACCACAAGTACCCGTTCCAGTTCAAACTTCCCGAGAGTAATCTTCCCTGTTCGTTTGAGAGTAAGATCGGGACAATTCGCTACTACATACGAGTAACCATCGACATTCCATATGCATCATGTCCACAGGGAATCAAATACTTCACGATAATCGGCCCGCATATAGACTGCATGGATGATAGATACTTG ACTCCCGTAACGGCCGAGAAGAAGAGAAACCGGTGTTGTCTTTGTTTTGGCACAGGCCCGCTGGCTCTAAAAGGCACGCTAGAAAGATCGGCCTACTGTTCCGGTGAAAGTGTAAAGTTGAAGGTGGAAGTTAATAATGGCACCAACGAGGAAGTGTGGGTTGTCTGTAAAATGATTCAG TATGTTGAATACTTCATAAACCGAGGTGTCCTGGGCCTGTCTAAGGAATTACGACATACCGTAATGCAGATCGAGACTCCCCAGATAGAGCCGAATACAACGATGACCTTTGATGACCTCCAGGACCAGATGCAGGTTCCGGTCATGCCGCCCAGTCTGGTGGAAGTGTGTGGTTTGGTTCAAATCTATTACGCTCTTAGG GTGTCCCTGGAATCCGAAAATTCAGGTGAAACATTAGAAATTGAGATGCCAGTAACAATAGCAACGGTTCCGTTTCGGATACCAAGTAATTCAATTCCTGCTATCCAGTATG ACGTGGCTGCTGACTATGTAGAGGGCGGGATGTACACCAGCTCAGAGTTCCAGCTGGGCCAGGTGTACATGGGGGACGACCAGGACCCCGAGACGGACAAGGAGATCCTCTACAAGCCGGTCTACATCTGTGTTCCTCAGGAGATCCACACTCCAGCGCACAAGAGTGAAACGGGCAGTAAAAGTGACCTTTCCAGAACTTCCCAAGAGAAAATGTTTCTTTCGCCCAGCAAAGAAAATCTCTATGTCAGTGAAGCCGAGAGCATCCGCCTGGGGAGTATCTACGAATTCAGACCGCACCAAGTGGATGCCGACGGGAATCCAAGAGCTGTTTCTGAAACCAGTGGCTGGCACCAGGATGGTACTTCGTTGTGCAGTGGCGTCTTGTCATCGAATGGTGCAGATCAGCCTGGTGAGTCCCAGGAGTCCCAGTCGATCCGAGAGGAACAGATACGCGAAAAGGACGTCGTGTTAACAAAGAGCAGTGACGTTGAAGATATTCCCAAACAGGAAAGTATCAGTAAAAGCGAGTCGGTATCTCAGAGCCAAGTGAGCAAGGAGACGTGTAAGATAAGCGTCTCGAGTAAGGAAAGCAAAGATTCTGCTGTGTGCGTCCAGAGCGAGATATCTCAGTCCACCAGCGAGCTGAGGAAAGAGACGAAGGAGAcagtaaaaacaattgtttccaGTAATAAAGTAGAAGACTCTGATTCAGCAATATGTGTCCAGACTCATAGTACACATTCTGTGAGAATACTTGTGGAACAGGAGTCCAAGGAACTGAAGACCTCAAAAGTTACAAATCACGAACATGTCGCAGTGAGTCCAGAGAGTTCCGCTTGCACGCAGGATGATGCCAGGTCATTGCCAGTACGAAAGACAGCCTCTACTGAGTTAGTTGCGAATTCAGCAGACTTTGTGGTGCCTAGCAACACCGAGCCTGCTGCGAAGGTAACTGGTGTAGAGACTGTGAACACCTCTGTTGTTTCTTCTGGACCTGGTGCGCTAGTGGTCGAGAAGGAAATAACAGAACGACTTACTAGTGTGTAG